The following is a genomic window from Enterobacteriaceae endosymbiont of Donacia sparganii.
GCATGATGTCCTGCACTAATGAAATGAATACCATTTTCACTAGCAATATGAAGATTCATTTCTGATACTTCTCCTGTTATAAAAACATCTATATTAAAATTTATTACTTCTTCAAAAAATTTTTGTCCAGCTCCACTACACCAAGCAATTTTATAAATTTTTTTTGGAGCATTTTTACTAAAATGTAATGGTGTACGATGTAATTTATTTTTAATTTTTAAAATAAATTTTTTTATATCAATTTTTTTTTTTAAATATCCATAAAAAACAAAAGGGTTAATTTTACCTTTAATATTTATATTTAATATTTTAGCTAAATAAATGTTATTTCCTATTTCTTTATTTAGATCTAATGGAAGATGCCAACTATATAAATTAATATTATTTATTAAAATTGTAGATATTCTTTTTTTTTTATATCCTTTAATAACTAAAGATTCATTTTTCCAAAAATATCCGTGATGTACAATAATAGCATCTGTTTTGAGTTTTACAGCAATATCTAATAATTTTTGACAAGCACTTACTCCCATTATAATATTTTTTATATATTTTTTACCTTCTATTTGTAATCCATTAGGTATATAATCCTGTATATTTCTTTTATAATTTAATTTATTATTAATAATAATTTCTAATTCTTTATTTTTTATCATATTAATTTATTGAAATTTATTTTTTTATAAAAAAAATTTATATTTTTTTTAAATTTTAGGAAATTAATAATTTATTTTTTAATATAAATATATTAATTTATTAATTATTT
Proteins encoded in this region:
- a CDS encoding Nif3-like dinuclear metal center hexameric protein, with the protein product MKNKELEIIINNKLNYKRNIQDYIPNGLQIEGKKYIKNIIMGVSACQKLLDIAVKLKTDAIIVHHGYFWKNESLVIKGYKKKRISTILINNINLYSWHLPLDLNKEIGNNIYLAKILNINIKGKINPFVFYGYLKKKIDIKKFILKIKNKLHRTPLHFSKNAPKKIYKIAWCSGAGQKFFEEVINFNIDVFITGEVSEMNLHIASENGIHFISAGHHATEKGGVIMLGNWLKKKFKLKTNFININNPV